The genomic interval GGGTCTTCAATATGGTTCTGGTAGCATCTTTAAGTCGCTGACCGCGGATAAGATCATTAATGATACTTTTGATCTGACTCTCAATATCGTCGCTCAAAAGTAAATCACTTCTCATAAAGGGAGCAGAGTAATGCTCCCTTCTTTTATTTAAAATTCGCTCGGAGATAATTAAGCCCACCGTTTATGGCCGCAATCTGCGCGTCGATACAGATCTGATCGTTGACCTTTGGACTATCGGGGTAAACCTCTGTGGTGGTGGTGTATTCAGCTCCGGAGAATCCCGCACACAAATAAAGTTTTTTAAGCTCATAATTGATCACGCCGTCTTGTTCGATCTCGACACCGATGATTCGGCCCTCTTGATCGTGAGGTGCGATATGAGTGACTTTTTTGACTTCGTCAATAATGGCCTTTTGGAAGGCGGGCTTGGGATCTTCCGAGTCCCCTACCAGATAAAATCCGTCAGGAATGTCCCATAACTCTTGAGGGATACCGTCCCTTTTTTCAAGAGCGGGTCGAAATACCGAGTTATCAGTGTCGGTCGTCTCGTGAAGATCAAAGTGAGCAAAGGGAGTGACTCCCACGGACTTCATGGCTTTTAAAAAGAGATCACATTCTTCGGCAGGACTATCTTCGCGGAAAGAGCGATTCGGATCAATGGCTTTGGGATTCCAGCGATTGATCGTTTCGTAGGCCCAAGGACTAATACAAGGGGCACAAACAAAATTAAATTGTTTTTCGAAGTGAGTGGCGGCAGTTTCCATAAATCCGAGAGCGCCGTGAACGCCACTGGTTTCGTAGCCGTGGACTCCGCCAGTAATAAGAATGGTTTCTTTGGTTTTATCGAACTTTTTAGACTTGATCAGGAATACGGGATAAAGCTCGGGGTTGATCGAAAGAGCTCCATACTGAATCACGTCAAATGCATCGCTTAATTTTTTGATTTTTGTGACCACCTCGTCGCGGTAGGAGCGCTTGATGGTTTGTTCTGCGAGCCACTGCTCTTTTTCGGCGGGTCCCCATTTCATAGTTGTCCTCCTGATGAGTTTTTCTACCAGTGGGAACGTCGGGTTGCAAGTTTACAAAGCACGTTGGCGGTGTACAAAGTTCTTGAGGAGGATTAGACTGCCTCGATGTATCAACTCCGCGATTATCAGCAGCAGGCCGTCGATAGCACGGTGAAATACTTCCGACGGCAGCGAGAGCCGGCGGTGGTGGTACTCCCGACCGGGGCTGGTAAGAGTTTAGTGATCGCGGAGCTGGCTCGAATCGCCAACGGTCGAGTTTTAGTTTTGGCTCACGTCAAAGAGCTCGTGGAACAGAATTACGAAAAGTACCGGAGTTATCAGCTAGAAGCGGGAATCTTTTCGGCCAGCCTTGGGAAAAAAGATTGGGATCAAAAAGTGATCTTTGGAAGTGTGCAATCGGTGGCAAGAGCTCCCGACGACTTCTTTCATGATTTTTCTTTACTTGTGATCGATGAGTGCCATCGGGTCGCGGACGAAGGGTCCACGCAGTATCAAGAAGTGATCAAAAAACTCTCCGAGAGAAATCCTAAGCTTTGTATTCTGGGTTTAACCGCAACGCCCTATCGGTTGGGCCTAGGTTGGATCTACGAGTACGCAGCCAATGGTGAAATCAAAACGACAAAAAAGCGATTTTTTAAACAGTGTGTATTCGAGTTACCGCTGTCTTATATGATTCAAAAAAAGTTTCTTACGACGCCCGTCAAAGTCGATATTCCTGTCACTTGCTATGATTTTTCAGAGCTCTCGGATAAGGATCGCGAATTTACAGCGGCGGAAGTGGAAGAAATACTTAAGAGCCAAAAGCGACTGACTCCGTTTATTATTAAAAATATCATAGACATCACCGAAAGATTTGATCGTAAAGGTGTGATGATCTTTAGCGGTTCCGTGAGGCACGCCAAAGAAATCATGACCTACTTACCACCGGAAGACGCTCGACTCGTGATCGGTGATACCGATATGGAAGAGCGCGATCAAATTGTGGAGGACTTTAAGCAACAGAAGTTTAAGTATTTAGTGAATGTGTCGGTCCTCACGACGGGATTTGATGCTCCTCATGTCGACGTCATCGCCATCTTGCGCCCGACGGAATCGAACAGTCTATACCAGCAGATTGTGGGTCGAGGTTTAAGACTTTCGAGCGAAAAGAAAGATTGTTTTATTTTGGATTACACCGGTATGGGGCACGACATCTACGCTCCGGAGATTAGCGACAAGCGCCCAGCGAAAGATACTGTTCAAGTGCGAATCCCTTGCCCGGCCTGTGGCTTTGAAAATGATTTTTGGGGGAGAGTGGATGAATTCGGCGACATTACGGAGCATTTTGGTCGACAGTGTCGCGGGGGAAAAGTGGATCCCGTCACATACAAAGTCACTCCCTGTGGTTTTCGCTTCCGCTTTAAACTCTGCCATGTGTGTGGATCGGAAAACGATATTACCGCCAGAGCGTGCGAAAAATGTAAAACCGAGTTGATCGATGCCGACGCCAAACTCAAGCAAGCCAAACTCTCTAAAAATGCTCACGTGATGACACCGGATCGAATCACCTTCGAGGAGCGTAAAGATAAAAATGCAAACCCGTA from Bdellovibrionales bacterium carries:
- a CDS encoding M14 family metallocarboxypeptidase; translated protein: MKWGPAEKEQWLAEQTIKRSYRDEVVTKIKKLSDAFDVIQYGALSINPELYPVFLIKSKKFDKTKETILITGGVHGYETSGVHGALGFMETAATHFEKQFNFVCAPCISPWAYETINRWNPKAIDPNRSFREDSPAEECDLFLKAMKSVGVTPFAHFDLHETTDTDNSVFRPALEKRDGIPQELWDIPDGFYLVGDSEDPKPAFQKAIIDEVKKVTHIAPHDQEGRIIGVEIEQDGVINYELKKLYLCAGFSGAEYTTTTEVYPDSPKVNDQICIDAQIAAINGGLNYLRANFK
- a CDS encoding DEAD/DEAH box helicase is translated as MYQLRDYQQQAVDSTVKYFRRQREPAVVVLPTGAGKSLVIAELARIANGRVLVLAHVKELVEQNYEKYRSYQLEAGIFSASLGKKDWDQKVIFGSVQSVARAPDDFFHDFSLLVIDECHRVADEGSTQYQEVIKKLSERNPKLCILGLTATPYRLGLGWIYEYAANGEIKTTKKRFFKQCVFELPLSYMIQKKFLTTPVKVDIPVTCYDFSELSDKDREFTAAEVEEILKSQKRLTPFIIKNIIDITERFDRKGVMIFSGSVRHAKEIMTYLPPEDARLVIGDTDMEERDQIVEDFKQQKFKYLVNVSVLTTGFDAPHVDVIAILRPTESNSLYQQIVGRGLRLSSEKKDCFILDYTGMGHDIYAPEISDKRPAKDTVQVRIPCPACGFENDFWGRVDEFGDITEHFGRQCRGGKVDPVTYKVTPCGFRFRFKLCHVCGSENDITARACEKCKTELIDADAKLKQAKLSKNAHVMTPDRITFEERKDKNANPYLEIRYYDYDANYISEAHFFSHPSSIKKFNINFLRSHLKRPELAIEIVNPKDVLKYQNLFRLPSFIIARKQDKFWKITEKVFAEEL